The following are encoded in a window of Penaeus vannamei isolate JL-2024 chromosome 17, ASM4276789v1, whole genome shotgun sequence genomic DNA:
- the LOC113811478 gene encoding probable DNA double-strand break repair Rad50 ATPase: protein MWWKVLLLAWVSLHVQAYGLLLSAGDVGCDRNSIELECRYDDVSEVVSLARPVDTSIKKVTIHNTKKLHISGSLCVNISLYNVSEVVVFRDGEDACKEDLELFAKDSFLQAIPRQVKRLDVQDSTIASITSTINVTSLLVTHSVVGVLNIEAPLADGSSVAIRHSSVSKFQRLELQYGSKLHIQETNVSELLPRGLVVSGGSAIVENSAFKTTSRESVVLSLGGEISLRNNTGNIQVVNVVDDAYRGQILCVTCGDISYYSYFGEFIAVSVLLALLSAISLALTCRLCQKRRKSRAITEEISIADGSEKNETNQPLLEVNNSKENVEILLKETVASVNEETSRHTQILTELKCNYESGLHETQEQTKAKEQRLDSDMKSELKAIEHQYSKELREPTMFNWDKIKEVLLKTNEATVEHIVEKYKERKYDIQNHCDVHKLHYNVALLRENKQYLIKLSEVGRTALIRWNKIRNLSSEIGDDASAQDRLFNLLESLLINLKCDLEQSYEREILEKDKKYGEDTRAQQEKLSRKIEKIDSEFEEECRKIEQSRAEEMEYTSLWNTQYVRGKIEMLYSVRLQTAKVLHSVAQKKAQDKHSDVSLKLHHLEVLIRLQNRHITNMEKLLTMIIDTITIHRQVSTRRMSGQSFEDEIKLQDFREARNDPEVFLRFVSETIDEIDRGEKQAAFKPEPDLKLYNLPMPLKVSPVSDQFQESLSSANRPESAGAQIEKSESHCQVPECTTENRIEDHMQASLADKIKIAEERNDTGENPCEDEAMTQSTRPDVSGSKKESMTKLQGIETHSDVPAGEVAEKPDVTLYIEAESSKTK from the exons ATGTGGTGGAAGGTGCTGCTCCTGGCGTGGGTGTCTTTGCACGTACAAGCATACGGGCTGCTGCTGTCTGCTGGGGATGTTGGCTGTGACAGAAATAGCATAGAGCTCGAGTGTCGTTACGACGATGTCAGCGAG GTAGTCAGTTTGGCAAGGCCTGTGGATACGTCTATCAAGAAGGTAACCATACACAACACCAAAAAACTACATATAAGTGGTTCTCTGTGTGTCAACATCTCGCTATACAACGTTTCGGAAGTTGTCGTGTTCAGGGACGGCGAGGATGCGTGTAAAGAAGACCTCGAACTCTTTGCCAAAGACTCTTTCCTTCAGGCGATACCAAGACAAGTGAAACGCCTTGACGTACAGGATTCTACTATAGCGTCTATTACGAGTACAATCAACGTCACCAGTTTGCTTGTAACCCATTCAGTTGTTGGGGTTCTGAACATCGAGGCACCTCTTGCAGATGGTTCCTCAGTGGCGATTCGACATTCCTCTGTCTCGAAGTTCCAGAGACTCGAACTACAGTATGGTTCGAAGCTTCATATACAAGAGACAAACGTGTCCGAACTTCTTCCGCGGGGTCTCGTAGTAAGTGGAGGATCAGCCATTGTGGAAAATTCCGCATTTAAAACAACATCGAGGGAGAGTGTCGTCTTGAGCCTTGGGGGTGAAATAAGTCTCagaaataatactggtaatatacAAGTGGTAAATGTTGTGGACGATGCATACAGAGGACAAATTTTATGTGTAACTTGCGGAGATATCTCTTATTACAGTTACTTTGGCGAGTTTATTGCTGTTTCGGTTCTATTGGCCTTGCTGAGTGCGATTTCCTTGGCACTGACGTGTAGACTCTGTCAGAAGAGAAGAAAGTCGCGTGCTATTACTGAAGAAATTAGCATTGCTGATGGCAGTGAGAAAAATGAAACCAACCAGCCTTTGCTTGAAGTCAACAATTCGAAAGAAAATGTCGAGATTCTTTTGAAAGAAACGGTAGCCAGCGTGAACGAAGAGACCTCCAGGCACACGCAAATCCTGACCGAGCTCAAGTGCAATTACGAATCGGGTTTACACGagacacaagaacaaacaaaagcgAAGGAGCAGCGGCTTGACTCAGACATGAAATCAGAACTGAAGGCGATCGAGCACCAGTATAGCAAAGAGCTCCGCGAACCGACCATGTTCAACTGGGACAAAATCAAGGAGGTTCTCCTGAAAACGAACGAGGCGACAGTGGAGCACATTGTAGAAAAGTACAAGGAACGCAAGTACGACATTCAGAATCACTGCGACGTGCACAAACTCCACTATAATGTGGCTCTGCTTCGGGAAAACAAACAATACCTGATAAAGCTGAGTGAAGTGGGAAGAACCGCCCTGATCCGTTGGAATAAAATCCGTAACTTATCCAGCGAAATCGGAGACGACGCCTCCGCCCAAGACCGCCTTTTCAACCTCCTGGAGAGCCTATTAATCAATCTGAAATGCGATCTGGAGCAAAGTTACGAACGAGAAATtttagagaaagataagaagtatGGGGAGGATACCCGGGCGCAGCAGGAGAAGCTCTctcgaaaaatagaaaagatagattCTGAGTTCGAAGAAGAGTGTCGAAAAATAGAGCAGTCGCGAGCGGAGGAAATGGAATACACGAGCCTGTGGAACACTCAGTATGTCCGGGGGAAGATTGAAATGCTGTACAGTGTGAGGCTTCAGACGGCCAAGGTCCTCCACAGCGTTGCCCAGAAGAAAGCCCAGGACAAGCACTCCGACGTCAGTCTCAAACTCCATCACCTGGAGGTACTGATCCGACTCCAAAATCGACACATAACCAACATGGAGAAACTCCTGACGATGATCATTGATACTATAACAATCCACCGCCAGGTATCAACGCGGAGGATGTCTGGCCAGTCCTTCGAAGACGAAATAAAACTCCAAGACTTCCGAGAGGCGCGGAATGATCCAGAAGTGTTTCTAAGATTCGTTTCAGAGACGATCGATGAAATAGATCGCGGAGAGAAGCAGGCTGCATTTAAACCAGAACCCGATTTAAAATTATACAATCTTCCCATGCCGCTGAAGGTAAGCCCCGTCAGTGACCAATTTCAGGAAAGCTTGAGTTCAGCGAATAGACCAGAAAGTGCAGGAGCTCAGATTGAGAAATCCGAGTCCCATTGCCAGGTCCCGGAATGTACCACAGAGAATAGGATTGAAGATCACATGCAAGCAAGTTTAGCGGATAAGATAAAAATAGCCGAGGAAAGAAATGACACGGGAGAGAACCCTTGTGAAGATGAGGCAATGACACAAAGCACAAGACCTGACGTCAgtgggagcaagaaagagagtaTGACAAAATTGCAGGGGATCGAAACACATTCTGACGTCCCTGCTGGCGAGGTTGCAGAAAAACCAGACGTCACGTTATATATAGAAGCGGAATCGAGTAAAACAAAGTGA
- the LOC113811479 gene encoding uncharacterized protein encodes MRAWLFALVNLWAWQGACTSPSALTVGSESPWCRLEGPELVCDFTSTREMVLMTERLDAPVRKVSVLGAGQLHLSESLCADVVSLDRIAEVVVVRGESDPCQQSEVQLTVRNSLLDRLPNRVTRLHLENSKIGSLSSATAAVANITATNCHIDVLDISRPLRGEGASATFQDSTVRKIERLEMAGQSRLRMHRTSVTIVASKGLVLREGAHMALVESTVWPLADDSVLLGGGASISLENYPGKFSVKSVTEAKPSLTESNAAPVEQVAENNFFVGFVVCLVFVVLLSTVLLITCIILKKERAKTRTSLTINDISRSDKTKHNRSSFSDAKRSNSDAQTNVEIQPMLQKMNNVSEKVSSDKQNYLKETTRIEENIGKIHEQMSSDVTSLKTSRAERIIEIHSKYATLRQIHTQRTDQNSPSPDEEFEREEQENKIKAGTGPEVKDDVIQLLSSTEKAKLSLLESEYESKILEIRISSWRSELEEIQALIQRRETFINCMKENRDNALLQVFKPYGNNLNEIKKIRTAKDFLTRMVTETDEQFKENLQKLKETGLKDKKSAEEDANDRIRVVKNKHEVNRDSISNKNDLETRRRKPKNEGDSDLFQTLWKTHETTHHVDVKRASAELDPVLELRFHRDVATALGRYIAQLEMCVDFIVLLGNIVQEEV; translated from the exons ATGAGGGCGTGGTTGTTTGCGCTGGTGAATTTGTGGGCGTGGCAGGGGGCGTGCACATCCCCAAGCGCCCTGACAGTAGGATCGGAATCTCCTTGGTGCCGTTTAGAAGGACCTGAGCTCGTCTGTGACTTCACAAGTACGCGTGAG ATGGTGCTGATGACCGAGCGCCTCGACGCCCCCGTGCGGAAGGTCTCCGTGCTCGGCGCCGGCCAGCTGCACCTCAGCGAGTCCCTCTGCGCCGACGTCGTGTCGCTCGACCGCATCGCCGAAGTGGTGGTCGTCCGCGGCGAGTCCGACCCCTGTCAGCAGAGCGAGGTCCAGCTGACAGTCCGGAATTCCCTCCTTGACAGGCTGCCCAACCGCGTGACTCGCCTCCACCTCGAAAACAGCAAGATCGGCTCGCTCTCGTCCGCCACCGCCGCCGTCGCGAACATCACCGCCACCAACTGCCACATCGACGTCCTCGACATCTCCCGCCCGctccggggggagggggcgtccgCGACCTTCCAAGACTCGACCGTCAGGAAGATCGAGAGGCTCGAGATGGCCGGCCAATCCCGCCTCCGAATGCACAGGACGTCGGTGACCATCGTGGCCTCGAAGGGACTCGTCCTGCGAGAAGGAGCTCACATGGCCCTGGTTGAGTCAACGGTCTGGCCTCTAGCCGACGACAGCGTCTTGCTAGGGGGCGGGGCGTCGATAAGCCTCGAGAACTACCCGGGGAAATTTAGCGTCAAGTCAGTGACGGAGGCGAAGCCATCCCTTACGGAATCGAACGCGGCCCCGGTCGAGCAAGTGGCCGAGAACAATTTTTTTGTAGGCTTCGTCGTTTGTCTTGTTTTCGTTGTCTTGCTCTCGACGGTCTTACTGATCACTTGTATCATattgaagaaggaaagagcgaagaCAAGAACCAGTTTGACAATCAATGATATAAGCAGGAGTGATAAGACAAAACACAACCGGTCCTCTTTCTCAGACGCAAAGCGGTCCAACTCAGACGCTCAAACGAACGTCGAAATCCAGCCGATGTTACAGAAGATGAACAACGTGTCAGAGAAAGTCAGCAGTGATAAGCAAAACTACCTCAAAGAGACGACACGCATCGAGGAAAACATTGGCAAAATTCACGAACAAATGTCAAGTGACGTCACCAGCTTGAAAACGTCAAGAGCTGAAAGAATCATCGAAATTCACAGCAAGTATGCAACGCTGAGACAGATCCACACTCAGAGGACAGATCAGAATTCTCCCTCGCCTGATGAAGAATtcgaaagggaagaacaagaaaataaaataaaagctggAACGGGTCCCGAAGTCAAAGATGATGTCATACAGCTGTTATCGTCGACTGAGAAAGCCAAACTGAGCTTATTAGAGAGCGAATACGAGAGCAAAATTCTCGAAATAAGGATTTCTTCTTGGAGGAGCGAACTCGAGGAGATTCAGGCTCTCATCCAGAGAAGAGAAACATTCATAAACTGCATGAAGGAAAACAGAGACAATGCACTGTTGCAAGTCTTCAAGCCGTACGGGAATAATCTGAACGAAATCAAGAAAATCAGAACAGCTAAAGACTTCCTGACAAGAATGGTGACGGAGACAGACGAACAGTTTAAGGAAAATCTCCAAAAACTAAAAGAGACGGGCCTGAAAGACAAAAAATCTGCCGAAGAAGACGCGAACGACCGCATTCGAGTCGTCAAGAACAAACACGAGGTGAACAGAGACAGCATCTCCAACAAAAACGACttagaaacgagaagaagaaagccCAAGAACGAAGGCGACTCAGACCTCTTCCAGACGTTGTGGAAGACGCACGAAACCACACATCACGTGGACGTCAAAAGAGCGTCGGCCGAACTCGATCCAGTGTTAGAATTACGTTTTCACCGAGACGTCGCGACAGCACTCGGCAGGTACATTGCACAGCTGGAAATGTGTGTTGACTTCATCGTATTGCTTGGGAACATTGTCCAAGAGGAGGTCTGA